The genomic stretch CTGAGGGCAGCGCCCATGCCCGACCTTGCCAGGAGCTCCGCGTCAGCTTTGGAACCTGGGGCGTTGTTGGGGACGCGTCAGTCGCGGTTCGGTGACACTTGGCGGGGTCGTCCCACGGCGCTGGACGCTTTTCGCGGACCAGGTCGTTTCTCAACCTGCAGAGATGTCGTCATGGATTTGGGGCCTGAGCTCCGGCTTGGGCCAGTCTCTGGGTCAAGTCCCCGGCGCCCTGGTTTCAGTTACTGGACACTTTTCCAACGTGGTCAGGGAGACGCTGAGGGGGAAGGAGGCAATAGGAGATTTTCCCGACAGTGGGAGAAAGGAATCGCAGTCTGCTCATGCCCTCTTAAGATCTGAGAATGAGCGGCTGAAAATCCTTTGCACCGATCTACAAGAAAAACATGAAGCAGCAGAGCTTCAAATGAAGCAGCAATCTGCAAGTTACCGAGCTCAACTAGAGcagaaggaggcagaaatcagccGTCTGACAGCAAGCCAGACTGCGCTCCAGAATCAGACACTGAAACTGAAGTTGGTATGTTGCAGGAATGGTACAGAAAGTATGACTGACCAGgagaataagactcaaacccaggtggttggaggaaagggaGGTTTGTTAGCAAgccagcacctggatatctccaaaatggcGCAGCCCCCGAGCTCAGGGTGGTTGAGgttttatactgagaaaagcagcagcaagcaagcagggagtgcagaagcagacttggcAGTTAGCTGTTCAAGGTTACAGTAGATCAGGTCAGCTCAGCTGTGGACAAAAGCCATCCACAGTTTCTAATGAAATAGCTGGATGCAGGGACCCTGGCTAAGGGGAAGGGCTTTACTTGTCTTTGGTTCTTTTCCCAGCTTTGatctttctctgggtttccttattattccctcctcttctccatcATAATCCCTTATGACCGTTTTGGGGACGTTATCTAGAGGCAGTCTTTGGTACTGTCTTACTAACTGTAATTTAACAGCATTCATCTGGTTTGGAATGAACCTGGTGAGGTTTGTCATGCAAGGCCCTAGGAGCAGTGGTAAGAGTAACACAGTGAGTGGGCCTGCCAAAGTGGCTACCCATGGGCCCAGTATTATCCTGTAAAAGACTGTCTAGAGTCTCCTCACAGGAGTGGAGGGGTACCCCTCCTCTTCTGGCAAATATGTATCACCCAGGTTACTTTGGGAAAGTTGGCATGAGGCATTACCATTTGAAACGGGAACTCAGGatagaaacaaccaaaaacaatatCACACCCTGTTAGTAGGAGAGAAAGATTGTCAGAAAGAGCCTCTTGACTTAGGCTCTGTCCTGGATTGGGACAGTTACTGTTACTGTTACTGTTACTGACCAAAATAAGGTTATAATTCCAAAAGAGAGATAGGCAAGGGATGGCAGAACTCAAACATCACCACAGACACTGCCCATGAGAAACGACAGTGCATTAACTGTCTGTCCAGtggactcctcaagcttctgccgtgcgtagactagtcagcttgcGGTTTGTGACTAGGGCCAGGGTGAAGGTGGCTCCTCAGGATCAGTTAGAGTGATGCTGGAGTCCTGGTTTGGGGAGGAGCCCCTGTTTGGGGTTATTTTTTGCACATGTTTTacattgtttatatatattattgaCTAGGCTGGGAAGGCGCCTGGTTACCGAGATCAGGGCAGCTTAAGAAGGCCTTATTAATCACCTCAACACAGTTATTATGGTCTGGAGGCCCTGCAGCTGACAGGAGGAGGGTCACTGGGTTTCAAGTCTAGACAACTTTTAGTTTTACTTGTGGATTTTTATAGAGCATATTTTGGTATCTGACCATCTTGGCATTTGTTAGTCAATATTGTCTCTTGTATTTTATTAGAGTCATTACAGAATGTGGGAccctaacagttttttttttttttttttgcagtgttaatttttttctctgatatcAGGAAGGCTGTGGCTGCGAGAGCTTGCAAGCAGGGAGGCCATCCCTTTGCCATTGAAAGAAGCCATCAGCTGATGGCATGAGCCTAGGAATTGGGTCAGGACTTCAATTGTTATGTCTTTTTTCTCATGTACATCGAGAAAGAACGGCTTTTTACATCTGGGAGTCTCAGAGCAGGGGCACTGACTAATGTTCCCTTGACAGCATGAAAAGCCTGTTGTTTAGATTTCCAGATTAGGGGCTCTCTTTTGTCCCCCCTTTGTGGCTTTATCTGTCATGGTGACCAGGGTCAAGAACTTTCAGGGACTGTCTCCTTTATTTGGGTTCTCCTGGGTGGCCCACTTCTTAATGAGCTCCTTGGTGGCAGCCTGGAACATGGCAGAGACCGCTGGTCTTTGTCCACAGTCAGGTCCTCTGCATGGATCTCCTCTATCACAATACCCAAGCCAATATCTGAAGAGTCCCCAGACTCGTTCATTATAGGCTGCCCTCTGTGGccccttttttttgtatttttgggtGACCCTATGACCTCTGgctctgtgtctgtctccctGACAACCCCAGGGAGCTTAACCAGGGATGTCAGCCTTCCTGGCCTCCGGGCCTGGATTTTTGTATCTTTAGAGGCTTGGCTGGGCTTTTTATCTAGCAGCAGTTTTCTCAGCTGTTTTAGGACCTGTGTGCCCTGTGTTCCGGTCTTACATAGAACCCTTCATACCCCGTCTTTGTCTGGGATCTCCCAGGGGATGGCAGCCAGATCCAGGTCCTACACAAAATCTACCAGGGCGGCCTTGGCCTTTTCTTGACTCATGGCACTCACCACCAGAAGCCTGAATTGACCCAGGGGCAGCAAGGTCGGCTGCAGGATGGCTTTGATGTCCACTGGTTTTAGGTCCtctgtctcaataacagaccaacCTTACTGTATCAACCTTTTGAAACAGTTTTTTATCggcaacagttttttttttcctttttacctcttttttatatttataacccTTTTGTAATAGTCCTTTTTttaagtcagaccagatcttatgtatcagtgtaAGTCCATcctttatgtgttaatttttgtaagagctcagttagtgttGAACTTTAGTCTTCCTTTAGgatgttcattttatatatgtCTGATAATTGCCGATGCCGTAAGACAGACAAAGGAGGGGGGTGCCTCTCAGTAAGGCCACACAGATGCTTGCCTGATCATAACCCCAGaccatgaggtcaggtgtgaCTTAGCCAGAGTGGGATCAGCTCAACAGAGTGACTTACGATTGGATGCTAGTCTAATCCCACCATAGGCTATATGTCAATCGCAGTCACTCAGATAGAGCCTACTCAGACTCTGTAGCCTTCAGGGGACCTTAAGGGTGTCCAGCCATGGAGCCACAAGTTTGAGCTTGAAATGCCAGAGAGTCAAGCCACTCAGTCATACATCATTtactcagagtttaaaacaatcagtccctatttatttcccctaaaatcttgGCTAGCCTTAAACCCAGTTGGCCGGAAGCCAGAATCACATCAGCCTCTAAACCAGTTGGCCAGAATCATAATTGGCCCCAGATGACTGGAATCACATCATTCCCAGAGGAAGGGGACGCATCACCCTGGAATCACATCAGGGCTCAGCTGGTCCTCTGTGGGGATCAATCCATGCCGGCTCCTATACTGACTACCCCGGGGCTCCTACCTGGTCCAGATGTCTGGTGCATGTCTCCGTTTCACTCCACCAGTTCGAGGACCTAGTCCTTGGCTCTGCAGCCTCCTTCAGTCATCTGGAAGGAGACCCCAGAACCTCTGCAGGCTAGAGGGCCAGGGAACGGGGACCCGCTGCCCAACAAGGCGTGGCAGTCTAATCTTGCTGGGGCCTCCAAAATGTTGCAGGAACAGTACAGAAAGTATGATGACCAGTGGgaataagactcaaacccaggtggttggaggaaagggaGATTTATTACGCTAGTGGACCAAcacctggatatctccaaaatggcGCAGCCTCCAAGCTCAGGGTGATTGAGGTTTTTATACTgaaaaaagcagcagcaagcaagcaagtagggagtgcagaagcagacttggcagttagctgttcaaggttacaatatatcatgtcagcTCTGCTGTGGACGAAGGCCATCCACAGTTTCTAACAAGATAGCTGGATGCAGGGGCCCTGGCTAAGGGGAAAGGCTTTACTCATCTTTGATTCTTTTCCAGCTTTGATCTTTTTCTGGGTTTCCTTATCAGGTACATTCAGGAGCTGGCAGTGTGACAGCAGCCACTGTATTATCTTCATCAGGTTATGAACGCTGTCATCAGGTTTTATCCTTCCATGAAGATGACATGGACTTTGGTGACAAAATTTCATCACAACAAAAACTACAGAGATTGTCCAATGAAGTTTTAAGACTAGAATTTGAAGTTGGCCATTGGAGGCATATTGCTCAGGAAGAAAGAGCACACAGCTCTGAGCAAAAGGAAATCTGCAGACTGCAAGCTATTATTAAACACCTTAAACTAAAACAAAGTCAGGAAATTGATGACCATCAGCATGCAATGTCAGTCTTACAGAATGCCCGTCAATATAAATTGATAGAGATAAGTTGTAAACATGAAGAGGACTTACAAGACTATGAAGAACGAATTGAAGAACTCGAAAATCTTTTGCAGCAAGGTGACTCAGGACTTAACATGACTGATCACTCTAAAATCAATGATATGCAAGAAACTATTCAGGTTCTATGAACTGAAAAAGTAGAATCTACAAAAAAAACTCAGAGAACTGGAGAATAcaataaaaagcataaataaaaaattaacttctGCAGAAAATGAGCTAGATACCTTGAAGAGAGAACTGGAACAGTTAAATGAGGAACAGAGACAAACAATTGAACAGTGTGAAAGCTTGAAACAGGAATGTAGTAAACGACAGCCTTCTGCTGTGGAGCAGAGCAATTCTGTGGCAGAAAAGGAGAGAATTCTACAGAATTCTTCAGAGGAAGAAGTATTCAGACCACAACAAGCTCTGTCTGatgctgaaaatgaaatcatgagACTACGTTGTTTAAACCAGGATAACAGTCTTGCTGAAGAAAACCTGAAACTTAAAACACTTGTTCAACTTTTAGAAAAAGAGAAGTCAATATTgagtcaagaaaaagaagaacttcAGCTATCATTCTCAAAACTGAGAAATGAATATGAAGTAAGTCAAAGCACAGCTACAAGAAACCTGAATTTGGATTTTGAATTGCATGACTTAAGATTTAACTTGCAGGCAAAGGAACAAGAACTGAATCAGAGTATTAATGGTAAGGAAATACTGAAAGCTGAGTTGGAAGACCTGAGCGTGTAAAACCAAGAAGCTACAAAGCTTGTGATTTCATTAAAAGATCAGCTATCAAAATGGCAAAATGAAGAGAATAGTGTTATCAGGAAACTGAAGCAAGATCTACATGATGAAAAAAAGAGTTTATCAACTTGaggatgataaaatgaaaatcgCAAAAGAGTTAGAtgtgcaaaaagaaaagttaatgcACAGTGAACTGGCCCTAAATGATTTGCATTTAGCCAAGCAAAAGCTTGAAGGTAAAGTAGGAGATTTAGAAGATCAGCTGAGTAAATcacagaaaaataacttaaacatCCAGAGGGAGAAACTTGAAATTAAGAAACACATTAGACAAAATGAAGAGGACCTATCCAGAGTCAGAAATGAGTTAACTAAGTTCCTTAATCGAGACTCCAACAGTAATTTTAAGGGTGACTTATTTCAAGACAGGAAAGATGAATTTAGAACCTCAAAGCAAAATCTTTCAGAAATAGAATAGctcaatgaaaatttaaagaaagctGCTTTTGATCTCCAAATGGAAAATGAGAAGTTAGTTTTAGCAGGTGAGGATATAAGACAACAGTTGGAAGAATCTATTGCTGATAACAAACAGAGTTCTCTGGAAAAATGCACTGTTGCAGAGactctggaaaaggaaaaagaacaaatagaaacaGAATTGTGTCTGGCTGAAAAGAGGCTTTTGGAAGAAACAAACAAGTGTAAGCAGACTGTTGAGGAACTATCAAATGCATGTAATCTGAATACCTCTGCCTTACACCTGGAAAATGAGCATTTAATTAAACTCGTTCAAGAGACAGACTTCGAAATAGTGGGACTCAAAAAGAATATTGAGCAAATGGATACCCATAATAAAAAAACTAAGGATATTCTGTCATCTACTTTAGAAGAGCAGAAACAATTTGCCCAccttataaatgaaaaagaaatctttattgaaaagtttaaagaaaaaagttcaaaacTGGAAGAAGAATTAGATAAATGTTCTCAGGccttaagaaaaaaggaaattttaaggaAGACCATACTGGAAAAGAACAGAAGCTTTGGATCTGTGAAAGAAGGAAGCAATCTTCTACAAAAAGAACTGGAACAACTCCGGGAACAGCAGAGTCAAACAGGACCTGGGGCTGAGCCTAAAACCCTCAATAGAACCACAGGAGTAGAATCTGAGGTGTCTCAACTGAATATAATCAAGGATCATCTGGAGGAGGAAATTAAACATCATCAAAAGATAATTGAAGATCAAAATCAGAGTTGGATGCAACTGCTTCAGTCTTTACAGGAGCAGAAGAAGGAAATGGACGAGTTTAAATATCAGCATGAACAAATGAACATTATACATACCCAGATCTTTTTAGagaaagatgaggaaattaagagtTTACAAAAAACAATTGAACAAATAAAAACCCAgttgaatgaagaaaaacaggacaTTTGAACAAaaaattctgatatttttcaaaaaacgAAAGTTCAAAGCCTTAATATAGAAAATGGAAGTGAAAGACTTGATGTACCTGAAGCCAAAATTGAAAGGCTAGTGAAAGGACTAAGAGAACAAGAGTTAGAGATTAAACTTTTAAGTGAAAAGAATATATCTCTAAGTAAACAAATTGATAATCTGGCCAACGATGAGGTCGGTAAACTAACTGAGATTATCCAGCAGAAAGACATGGAGATACAAACTCTTCATGCAAGAATTTCTTCTGCTTCCTACACCCAAGATGTCACTCACCTCCAAGAGCAACTGCAGACCTATGCTAGAGAAAGAGAGCAAGTACTAGCTGTTTTGGAGGAGAAGACAAGGGAAAATAGCCACTTGAAAACAGAATATCACAAAATAATGGATATAGTGGCTGCCAAAGAAGCAGCACTCGTTAAGCtgcaaaatgacaacaaaaatttTCCACTAGATTTGAAAGTGATGGTCAAGTTATGTTTAGAGAAACTCTTCAGAATTTATCACTTATCATTCGAGAAAAAGACATCGAGATAGATGCACTAAGTCAGAAAAGTCAAACTTTGTTGGAAGTGTTTCAAGCTTCCAGCCCCAGTAATGATGTTGGAGGTGTTACTAATAATCAGTTTGAGGAGCTGCTACAGGAACATGTTAAACTAAAACAGCAAGTAAAGGAAatggaagaatggaaagaaaaggtgATAACCACTGTCCAAAACACGCAAAATGAGTCCACCCAGCTTCTGGAGGATCTTTATCAACTTCAGGCCCAAGTTTTGGTGGACAGTGATAATAATTCTAAATTACAAGAAGACTACGCTGGTCTGATCCCAAGTTATGAGCAGAATGAAAACCAACTTAAAAACTTGGGACAAGAATTAGCATGAGTTCAGCACAGCATAGGACAGTTTTATAGTGCTAACAATCTTCTTTTAGGAAAACTTGATACCATGTCACCCCAGCTTTCTTCTGGCTCACCATTTACCTCCCAGGCAGCAAAATCCCTTAGAGCAAGTGTGCCTGCTGGGTTGAGTGAGTTTGCTCCTTTTCTTCAAGAAGAGgtagaaaagttaagaaaattgCTACAAGAAAAGGATGCAACAATTAGAACTCTCCaggaaaataataacattttgtctGATTCGATTGCTGCCTCCTCAGAGCTAGAAAGAAAAGTACATGAACAAACTGATTCAGAAATTAAGCAGCTGAAACAGAAACGAGATGTATTACAAAACTTACTTAAGGAAAAAGACCTCTTAATCAAAGCCAAAAGTGATCAGTTACTTTCTACAGATGAAAATTTCACTAacaaagtgaatgaaaatgagctTTTGAAGCAGGCAGTAACAAACatgaaggaaagaatgttaaTTTTATAGACAGACATTtctaaactaaaagtaaaaaatgaaaaactaatagAAACATCCAGAGAAAAGGAATTACAAGAAACTAGCACAAAGTTATCTCTAATGCTTCGAGAAAAAGAGTTGGAGTACCATTCAATGAAAGAGAAGGCCGTTGCTTTTGAGCagttattgaaagaaaaagaacagggtGAGGCTGGGGAGTTAAATCAGCTTTTAAATACAGTTAAGTCAATGCAGGAGAAGACAATTACATTTCAACAGGAGAGAGACCAAGTCATGTTGGccctgaaacagaaacaaatggaaaacagtGCCCTACAGAATGAAGTACAGCACTTACACAACAAAGAAACATGGTTAAAACAGGAGCTCAATAGATTGTGCAATCATCTTTCAGAAAGAGAAGAGTCTCATACTCAGGAATTGTTGGccatggaagacagagaggctaagCTGAGAAACAAAGTCATGTCATTGGAGGAAAAGCTAGTCTTGTCCTCTAATGCAATGGAAAATGCAAACCATCGAGTCAGTGTGCATGCAGAGTCATTGCAAGAGCAATTGCATATCGTCTCTAAGCAAAGGGATCAAACTGCAGCTCAGCTCACTGTCGCTCAGGACCAAATAAAGCAATATGCTCTGTCAATAATTAACCTACAGGTGGACTTAGAGCGCTACCAACAAGAGACAAAAGCAATGTATTCTGCTGAATTAGAAAAACAAGTTATAGCCGAATGGAAGAAAAAggtggaaaatctggaagaaaaggTGTCACTATTACAAGAACATTTGGATGAAGCAAATGCAGCACTGGAGTCAGCAGCCAGACTTACAGAACAGTTAGAGCTAAAGGAAGAACAAATTGaagaactgaaaaaacaaagtGAGCTCCGACAAGAAATGTTGGATGATACACAAAAGAAATTGATGAATTTAGTAAATACCACAGAAGGAAAAGTAGATAAAGTCCTCATGAGAAATCTTCTCATTGGTCATTTCCGCACACCAGTAAACAAGCGACATGAAGTATTATGGTTAATGGGGAGCACTCTTGGTAtgaagaaggaagagatggaaCAACTGTTTAATGAAGATGAAGGAGGTGTTGCTGGGTGGATGACCAACTGGCTTGGAAGAGAACCAAAAAGTGTCCCTAACACACCTCTGACACCAAATCAGCAATGTGTGCTTAATAGCTCTTTTTCAGAGCTTTTTGTTAAATTTCTAAAAGCAGAATCTCACCCATCTATCCCTGCAGCAAAGTGTTCCATTAATGACATAAAATCTCTAGGTTCAGGAGAGAGAAAATTGAACACAAATGCAACCACAAGTTTTAAAGGTACATCAGAACCCAGGGCTGGTAGAAAAGCAGATGTGAATCCATTCTTGGCTCCCTGCTCTGCAGCGGTGCCTCTCACTAACCCAGCTGGACTTGGACATGGTGAGCCCGGGCATCTTCTTTTGAAGCCCATCTCAGATGTTCTGCCCATGTTTATACCTTTGCCAGTGCCACCTGACAATAGCACTTGTATTGTTCTAAAAGCAATAGGTGATTGATTCTGAAGCCAGAGACTATCTAGCACTTTGAAGGAACCATGAACACGATGTTTATGTATTTTATCACAAAGTGGCCTTTCTGAAGAAGTCATGTATTTGTGGTgatattttctctaaatttaatAAAAGCACTCATTGCTTTTAGAAATTGCAGGTGTCAAAGGAGCAAGTTTTTTCTATACAGTCTGCTGTTTTCCTTCTCTGATTTGACCTGATTTAAGCTAGAAACATTTGATTTATcttaatttatagaaataaaaagggaagacaTAAATACTGGTAGCTACCTAtctcagtttttatttccttctctgattTTCAAGCTCATTTAAGCTAGAGACACAGAGTTTAACTTTTAAAGATTATCAAgggatttattaaaaaaaaaaaaaaaaaaactagcagcAGCTTCTCTGCATAGGGTAGAAAATCACCTGAAGCATATGTTAATCATCTTTAGAGGACATGGCATAGACAGGCCTAGAGCAAAGCTCTCCCTGGGAGCTCTTAGGTACCCTGAGATGGAGTGTGTATTTGGTGCTGTGCAATTGTGTCGTGTGCAGATGTATGTGACCCCACCATAGGCAACATGCAAGTCTTCCAGCACAAAGATCCCTTGAGCCGCCCTTTCCTAGCCAGAACCACACCTTGCTGCTGCCTGCCTTCATCCCTGACAGCCAGTGTCACCATATTTATAACTTTGTTATATCTAGAATGTTGTATAGAATGGGTCACACATTATGTAACCTCTTGAGATGGGTGATATTACTCAGCACAGTTTCCTTGAGATCTATCCAGGGTTGTGGCGTGGATCAATAGTTTGTTCTTGAGATTGTTGAATACGTGGTGTGGATGTACCATTTAGTTTCAAGACCTGAGGTGGCTGTTAAAAGGTATCACCTAAAACTACGTTTCCTCACACAAACACAAGTTTGATGTAAGTTACACTGTGTAGCTGCAGCCATATGGCTGTAGTCAGTCATATCACCACACCTGCCACCCGTTGCCTCTGACCGAGGTGTTGCTGCTTAAGGCACAGTGATCCAGAGCTGTGTGTCCCCATCACAGTGGTCACAGAGGGCAGTGAGATCACTTCAACAGCACCAGCACCATCGTCTGGACCTTAAGAGTAAGAcagcatttctttaattttttataaactcATCATAAACAATTCTGACTTGAAGCTTACTTGTATTAGGACATTCATATTTGTATTCTTGTTGAAGTTGTACATTTAAAAGACATGTCTTGCAGATTTTGTAAATTTAGATATGGATAGAAATATTTGCATAGCAAAAGTGAAAGAGACTAGCCCATTGAACTAGGGCAAAATCAATGTTCCTACTGTAGtcaggaagggcactggaagaatAAATGTCCCCAATGGCCCAGGGACTCCCAGAAGGCCCCACAGACTAGAAGCAGAGGCCAGTTTGTTAAGTGAAAGTATCAGCTGGCCCATGGGGAGGCTGGCCCCTGGGAGGAAAACTTTACTGGGTTGGCAGCCCTGGAGAACTATGAGGAAGACTAAGACAGACCAGGCTCCACTCTACTGGCCCCCCCAGGAGCTTATGGTCCAAATGAAGATGGGGAGTCATCCTGTCGACCTCATGGTTGATATGGGGGTGACATTCAGTTGTGCCTCAACCAGTGGGCCCCCTTTAACAGAAGAATGCAACTCTTATTGGGGCTACAGAGAACTGGGCCTGCTGCCCTTTCTTAGCACCTACACaatgcaatcttgggagtcatgGAGTAAGGCATGAAATCCTTTATCTCCCCAATTGTCCTGTGGGTCTGATGGGCAGAGACTTActatgcaaactgagggcacaaaTAACTTTTGATTCAAATGGTATGGCAGCCTTACAACTGAGAGGACCTAAGACAAGAGTGTTAACTCTCACAGTCACAGAAGAAGAGGAATTGCCCCTAAGGGAAGGTCTCCTGAGATGCCTGAGCTTTCCTTtaagattccaggtgtatgggctgaagataacCCCCAGGTCTGGCCCAAAATGTTCCCCAGTAATG from Castor canadensis chromosome 5, mCasCan1.hap1v2, whole genome shotgun sequence encodes the following:
- the LOC109687565 gene encoding LOW QUALITY PROTEIN: thyroid receptor-interacting protein 11-like (The sequence of the model RefSeq protein was modified relative to this genomic sequence to represent the inferred CDS: inserted 3 bases in 2 codons; deleted 1 base in 1 codon; substituted 6 bases at 6 genomic stop codons), with translation MSSWIWGLSSGLGQSLGQVPGALVSVTGHFSNVVRETLRGKEAIGDFPDSGRKESQSAHALLRSENERLKILCTDLQEKHEAAELQMKQQSASYRAQLEQKEAEISRLTASQTALQNQTLKLKLVCCRNGTESMTDQENKTQTQVVGGKGGLLASQHLDISKMAQPPSSGWLRFYTEKSSSKQAGSAEADLAVSCSRLQKAVAARACKQGGHPFAIERSHQLMNPSYPVFVWDLPGDGSQIQVLHKIYQGGLGLFLTHGTHHQKPELTQGQQGRLQDGFDVHSGAGSVTAATVLSSSGYERCHQVLSFHEDDMDFGDKISSQQKLQRLSNEVLRLEFEVGHWRHIAQEERAHSSEQKEICRLQAIIKHLKLKQSQEIDDHQHAMSVLQNARQYKLIEISCKHEEDLQDYEERIEELENLLQQGDSGLNMTDHSKINDMQETIQVLXTEKVESTKKLRELENTIKSINKKLTSAENELDTLKRELEQLNEEQRQTIEQCESLKQECSKRQPSAVEQSNSVAEKERILQNSSEEEVFRPQQALSDAENEIMRLRCLNQDNSLAEENLKLKTLVQLLEKEKSILSQEKEELQLSFSKLRNEYEVSQSTATRNLNLDFELHDLRFNLQAKEQELNQSINGKEILKAELEDLSVXNQEATKLVISLKDQLSKWQNEENSVIRKLKQDLHDEKXRVYQLEDDKMKIAKELDVQKEKLMHSELALNDLHLAKQKLEGKVGDLEDQLSKSQKNNLNIQREKLEIKKHIRQNEEDLSRVRNELTKFLNRDSNSNFKGDLFQDRKDEFRTSKQNLSEIEXLNENLKKAAFDLQMENEKLVLAGEDIRQQLEESIADNKQSSLEKCTVAETLEKEKEQIETELCLAEKRLLEETNKCKQTVEELSNACNLNTSALHLENEHLIKLVQETDFEIVGLKKNIEQMDTHNKKTKDILSSTLEEQKQFAHLINEKEIFIEKFKEKSSKLEEELDKCSQALRKKEILRKTILEKNRSFGSVKEGSNLLQKELEQLREQQSQTGPGAEPKTLNRTTGVESEVSQLNIIKDHLEEEIKHHQKIIEDQNQSWMQLLQSLQEQKKEMDEFKYQHEQMNIIHTQIFLEKDEEIKSLQKTIEQIKTQLNEEKQDIXTKNSDIFQKTKVQSLNIENGSERLDVPEAKIERLVKGLREQELEIKLLSEKNISLSKQIDNLANDEVGKLTEIIQQKDMEIQTLHARISSASYTQDVTHLQEQLQTYAREREQVLAVLEEKTRENSHLKTEYHKIMDIVAAKEAALVKLQNDNXKFSTRFESDGQVMFRETLQNLSLIIREKDIEIDALSQKSQTLLEVFQASSPSNDVGGVTNNQFEELLQEHVKLKQQVKEMEEWKEKVITTVQNTQNESTQLLEDLYQLQAQVLVDSDNNSKLQEDYAGLIPSYEQNENQLKNLGQELAXVQHSIGQFYSANNLLLGKLDTMSPQLSSGSPFTSQAAKSLRASVPAGLSEFAPFLQEEVEKLRKLLQEKDATIRTLQENNNILSDSIAASSELERKVHEQTDSEIKQLKQKRDVLQNLLKEKDLLIKAKSDQLLSTDENFTNKVNENELLKQAVTNMKERMLILXTDISKLKVKNEKLIETSREKELQETSTKLSLMLREKELEYHSMKEKAVAFEQLLKEKEQGEAGELNQLLNTVKSMQEKTITFQQERDQVMLALKQKQMENSALQNEVQHLHNKETWLKQELNRLCNHLSEREESHTQELLAMEDREAKLRNKVMSLEEKLVLSSNAMENANHRVSVHAESLQEQLHIVSKQRDQTAAQLTVAQDQIKQYALSIINLQVDLERYQQETKAMYSAELEKQVIAEWKKKVENLEEKVSLLQEHLDEANAALESAARLTEQLELKEEQIEELKKQSELRQEMLDDTQKKLMNLVNTTEGKVDKVLMRNLLIGHFRTPVNKRHEVLWLMGSTLGMKKEEMEQLFNEDEGGVAGWMTNWLGREPKSVPNTPLTPNQQCVLNSSFSELFVKFLKAESHPSIPAAKCSINDIKSLGSGERKLNTNATTSFKGTSEPRAGRKADVNPFLAPCSAAVPLTNPAGLGHGEPGHLLLKPISDVLPMFIPLPVPPDNSTCIVLKAIGD